The Erigeron canadensis isolate Cc75 chromosome 4, C_canadensis_v1, whole genome shotgun sequence genome window below encodes:
- the LOC122596594 gene encoding probable xyloglucan endotransglucosylase/hydrolase protein 26, with protein MATSRALFMAIFVFAIAFHSSVVSANFRKSMYFNWGAQHSSISGNGDDAQLVLDQTSGSGIQSKRAFLFGSIEMLIKLVPGNSAGTVTAYYLSSTGAKHDEIDFEFLGNSTGEPYTVHTNIFTQGQGNREQQFQLWFDPTASYHNYTIHWNPTEVVWYVDSIPIRVFRNYQSEGIGYPNQQGMRVYSSLWNADNWATRGGLVKIDWTAAPFVANYRRFRARACKWNGPVSIIQCALPTRPNWWTSPVYKQLTTSQQGQLKWVRDNHMIYNYCTDVKRFKGQMAPECSKPQY; from the exons ATGGCAACTTCTCGAGCTTTGTTCATGGCTATTTTTGTGTTTGCAATAGCATTTCATTCCTCTGTGGTTAGCGCAAACTTCCGAAAAAGCATGTATTTCAATTGGGGTGCTCAGCATTCTTCGATTTCAGGCAATGGTGATGACGCACAGCTTGTTTTGGACCAAACTTCAG GATCTGGCATCCAATCAAAGAGGGCGTTCTTATTTGGAAGCATCGAAATGCTAATCAAGTTGGTACCAGGAAACTCTGCTGGAACTGTAACTGCATATTAT TTATCTTCTACGGGAGCCAAACATGATGAGATTGACTTTGAATTCTTGGGCAACTCGACGGGAGAGCCTTACACTGTGCACACAAACATCTTCACACAAGGTCAAGGTAACAGAGAACAGCAGTTCCAATTATGGTTTGACCCGACTGCCAGTTACCACAATTACACCATTCACTGGAACCCCACAGAAGTTGT ATGGTATGTTGATAGTATTCCTATCAGAGTCTTTAGAAACTATCAAAGCGAAGGGATTGGATACCCAAACCAACAAGGTATGCGAGTCTACTCCAGTTTGTGGAATGCTGATAACTGGGCTACAAGAGGTGGCCTAGTCAAAATCGACTGGACGGCTGCACCTTTTGTGGCTAACTACCGAAGGTTCAGGGCTAGAGCCTGTAAATGGAACGGGCCAGTTAGTATTATCCAGTGTGCCCTACCCACCCGACCCAACTGGTGGACATCTCCTGTTTACAAGCAATTGACAACGAGTCAACAAGGTCAGCTCAAATGGGTTAGAGATAACCACATGATCTACAACTATTGCACGGATGTCAAGCGTTTCAAGGGACAGATGGCACCGGAATGCTCTAAGCCACAGTACTAA
- the LOC122597862 gene encoding probable xyloglucan endotransglucosylase/hydrolase protein 26 — translation MASFRALVMAVLVFLVVFCFSMVNANFPQNMYFNWGAQHSSIPGNGDDIQLVLDQTSGTCIESKRVFLFGSFEMLIKLVPGNSAGTVTSFYLSSTGAKHDEIDFEFLGNSTGEPYTVHTNIFLQGQANREQEFQLWFDPTADFHNYTIHWNPTQVVWYVDNVPIRVFRNYQSEGILYPNQQGMWVYSSLWNADNWATRGGQVKIDWAAAPFVANYRKFKARACEWSGRVSISECALPTEANWWTSPVYKQLTISQQNQLKRVRDNHMGYNYCTDVWRFNGKMAPECSKPQY, via the exons ATGGCGAGTTTTCGCGCTTTGGTAATGGCTGTTTTAGTGTTTTTAGTTGTGTTCTGTTTCTCCATGGTTAACGCAAACTTCCCACAAAACATGTATTTCAATTGGGGTGCTCAGCATTCTTCTATTCCAGGTAATGGTGATGATATACAACTTGTTTTGGATCAAACTTCGGGAACCTGTATTGAGTCAAAGAGGGTGTTTTTATTCGGGAGCTTTGAAATGCTAATCAAGTTGGTTCCAGGGAACTCTGCTGGAACTGTAACATCGTTTTAT CTGTCTTCTACGGGTGCCAAACACGATGAGattgattttgagtttttggggAACTCGACAGGAGAGCCTTACACGGTGCACACAAACATATTCCTTCAAGGTCAAGCTAACAGAGAACAGGAGTTCCAATTATGGTTTGACCCGACTGCTGATTTTCACAACTACACCATTCACTGGAATCCGACTCAAGTTGT ATGGTATGTTGATAATGTGCCTATTAGAGTCTTCAGAAACTACCAGAGTGAAGGGATTCTGTACCCTAACCAACAAGGGATGTGGGTCTACTCCAGTTTGTGGAATGCTGATAACTGGGCCACAAGAGGTGGACAAGTCAAAATTGACTGGGCTGCTGCACCATTCGTGGCTAACTACCGTAAGTTCAAGGCTAGAGCATGTGAGTGGAGTGGGCGTGTTAGTATTAGCGAGTGTGCCCTTCCCACAGAAGCCAACTGGTGGACATCTCCTGTTTACAAGCAGTTGACCATAAGTCAACAGAATCAGCTCAAACGGGTCAGAGATAATCACATGGGCTACAACTACTGCACAGATGTCTGGCGTTTTAATGGAAAGATGGCTCCCGAATGCTCTAAGCCACAATACTAA